A single Sulfurimonas crateris DNA region contains:
- a CDS encoding Nif3-like dinuclear metal center hexameric protein, translating to MKISEIYQFLNELSPFELQESWDNSGLLLGDFNQDIQKIVLSIDVDEALIESMEENTLLITHHPLIFGGLKQLEFSRYPANLIYKMIQKNISNISMHTNFDQTHLNEYVATEILGYKIAQKEGFVAYLDIDEDFDVFAKKVAAAFSLPHAKCVKSSPRVKRAALTTGSGCSLIKSIKADCFLTGDIKYHDAMEAKSINLSMIDIGHFESEHFFAEILLKHLKNLGLEAIISSSKNPFTYI from the coding sequence ATGAAAATTTCCGAGATATATCAGTTTTTAAATGAACTTTCGCCTTTTGAACTTCAAGAGAGCTGGGATAACTCAGGTTTGCTGCTTGGAGATTTTAACCAAGATATACAAAAGATAGTTCTTAGCATAGATGTTGATGAGGCTCTTATAGAGTCCATGGAGGAGAACACACTTCTAATCACACACCATCCACTAATATTCGGCGGGCTTAAACAGCTTGAGTTTAGCCGTTACCCTGCAAATCTGATCTACAAGATGATACAAAAGAATATCTCAAATATCTCAATGCACACAAATTTTGACCAGACGCATCTAAACGAATATGTGGCAACTGAAATATTGGGGTATAAGATCGCCCAAAAAGAGGGATTTGTCGCATATCTGGATATAGATGAGGATTTTGACGTTTTTGCAAAAAAGGTCGCTGCTGCATTCTCTCTGCCTCATGCAAAATGTGTAAAGAGTTCGCCAAGAGTAAAAAGAGCAGCTCTGACTACCGGTTCTGGCTGCTCTTTGATCAAGTCGATCAAAGCCGACTGTTTTTTAACGGGAGATATTAAATACCACGATGCCATGGAAGCAAAGAGCATTAATTTGTCTATGATTGATATAGGTCATTTTGAGAGCGAACACTTTTTTGCAGAGATTTTACTTAAACATTTGAAAAATTTAGGTTTAGAAGCTATAATTTCATCATCAAAAAACCCTTTTACTTATATTTAA
- the waaA gene encoding lipid IV(A) 3-deoxy-D-manno-octulosonic acid transferase has translation MKPFSILYFTLSVALYLVALPLLVYLSFKHKYRESIPARFFLFKNPRFKSSDGIWFHVCSLGEARALGPILDLLKDQDIKITTITHTGQALARRYDAEVRYLPYEMFVPFWAKKQRVLVVLEAEFWFMLFSVLRARGTRVILLNARISEKSAKKYLQFAWFYKKLLSNVEMIYAQSEADKNRFLALGARNIEVVGNIKLSAEIKKTQEYKKPECELIVAGSTHEGEEESVLKSFIEYRKQSDAKLAIVPRHPERFEAVYELMKRYANDYSLSISRFSQSREFDSDLILVDAMGELNNIYAISDIAILGGAFRDDVGGHNPLEPAYFGCKIITGKHFFHQKELFKYVHHVQYVESDEIHRALMASKELPPSMVEEKIDLKPVIDRIIKN, from the coding sequence TTGAAGCCGTTTAGCATTCTCTACTTTACCTTAAGCGTAGCGCTCTATTTGGTAGCGCTTCCGCTTTTGGTATATCTCTCTTTTAAACATAAATACAGAGAGTCGATTCCGGCTCGTTTTTTTCTTTTTAAAAATCCAAGATTTAAAAGCAGTGACGGTATCTGGTTTCATGTATGCTCTTTGGGCGAAGCAAGAGCTCTTGGCCCGATCTTAGATCTTTTAAAAGATCAGGATATCAAGATAACTACGATAACACATACAGGACAAGCACTTGCAAGAAGGTATGACGCAGAGGTAAGATATCTGCCATATGAGATGTTTGTGCCGTTTTGGGCGAAGAAACAAAGGGTACTTGTGGTTTTAGAAGCTGAGTTCTGGTTTATGCTCTTTAGTGTTTTAAGAGCAAGAGGAACAAGAGTAATACTTCTAAATGCCCGCATATCCGAAAAGAGTGCAAAAAAGTATCTTCAATTTGCATGGTTTTATAAAAAACTGCTCTCAAACGTAGAGATGATCTATGCACAGAGCGAAGCGGATAAAAACCGTTTTTTAGCCCTAGGTGCAAGAAATATAGAGGTTGTCGGAAATATCAAGCTCTCAGCGGAGATAAAAAAAACGCAAGAGTATAAAAAGCCCGAGTGTGAGTTGATAGTTGCGGGAAGCACTCATGAGGGTGAAGAAGAGAGCGTTTTAAAATCATTTATAGAGTATAGAAAACAGAGTGATGCAAAGCTCGCTATAGTTCCTAGACATCCTGAGAGATTTGAAGCGGTCTATGAGCTTATGAAACGATATGCCAATGATTACTCTTTGAGCATAAGTCGATTTTCACAGAGCAGAGAGTTTGACTCAGACTTGATCCTAGTCGATGCAATGGGTGAGTTAAACAATATATACGCGATAAGTGATATAGCAATTTTAGGCGGTGCGTTTAGGGATGATGTAGGCGGGCACAATCCGCTTGAACCTGCATATTTTGGATGTAAAATAATTACGGGAAAACACTTCTTTCATCAAAAGGAGCTTTTTAAGTATGTCCATCATGTTCAATATGTTGAGAGCGATGAGATACACAGAGCGCTTATGGCATCAAAAGAGCTGCCGCCTAGCATGGTTGAAGAGAAGATAGACTTAAAACCGGTAATAGATAGAATAATAAAAAATTAA
- a CDS encoding zinc ribbon domain-containing protein translates to MNLHLKQLIDLSQIDKEIDAFEPQIEEANYKLEAALAKKQSIDSDIENLTKEIKDEEVKKKKNELHLQELSQKLEDNSKKSSEVKTEREMKSLQLEEEIAKEQVTFANEEIERLERVIALKTEQADAAKESLKELDANLASIKAEVDEKLEVINKSRQEVFVKKEKLISEMNQKGLAFYQKIRRWAKNSTVVPVEEQACMGCHMVISDKIYADVIKAEEITTCPHCGRILYMEAHEE, encoded by the coding sequence ATGAACTTACACCTAAAACAGCTAATTGACCTATCACAGATCGACAAAGAGATAGATGCCTTTGAACCGCAGATAGAGGAAGCAAACTATAAACTTGAGGCGGCTCTTGCTAAAAAACAGAGTATAGATTCTGATATTGAAAATCTGACAAAAGAGATCAAAGACGAAGAAGTAAAAAAGAAGAAGAATGAACTTCATCTTCAAGAACTTTCTCAAAAACTTGAAGATAACTCTAAAAAAAGCTCTGAAGTAAAAACTGAGCGTGAGATGAAATCTCTTCAACTTGAAGAGGAGATCGCAAAAGAGCAGGTAACTTTTGCAAATGAAGAGATCGAGAGACTTGAGAGAGTTATCGCTCTAAAAACAGAACAGGCAGATGCTGCAAAAGAGTCTCTAAAAGAGCTAGATGCCAACTTGGCGTCAATTAAAGCTGAGGTAGATGAAAAGCTGGAAGTTATTAATAAATCCCGTCAAGAAGTGTTTGTAAAAAAAGAGAAATTAATCTCTGAGATGAATCAAAAAGGTCTTGCGTTTTATCAGAAGATTCGCAGATGGGCTAAAAATTCAACTGTTGTACCGGTAGAAGAGCAAGCTTGTATGGGTTGTCATATGGTTATAAGCGACAAGATTTACGCTGACGTTATCAAAGCTGAAGAGATTACAACTTGTCCACACTGTGGTCGTATTCTCTACATGGAAGCTCACGAAGAATAG
- a CDS encoding GIY-YIG nuclease family protein, translating to MSSNESLWYLYILKCSDDTLYTGITTDLQRRVEEHNNSPKGAKYTRIRRPVELIYCESHKDKSGATIREIEIKKLSRTKKLELIK from the coding sequence TTGAGTAGTAATGAGAGTTTGTGGTATCTCTATATTTTAAAATGCAGTGATGATACTCTATATACGGGGATAACTACCGATCTGCAAAGAAGAGTAGAGGAGCACAACAATTCGCCAAAAGGTGCTAAATATACGCGCATAAGAAGACCTGTGGAGCTTATCTATTGTGAGTCACATAAAGATAAAAGCGGTGCGACAATAAGAGAGATAGAGATAAAAAAATTATCAAGAACCAAGAAACTGGAGCTGATAAAATGA
- a CDS encoding YaiI/YqxD family protein: MIRIFVDGDAFPNLLKPILFRSIERLSIETFVVSNKPITIGKSKLISYIIVEQGADEADHHIVELAKEGDLVITADIPLADRVIEKNAHAIDHRGELYSVDNIKQYLAMRNLMESIRDTGEITRGPKPFDQKDAHQFANQLHKFLTKHCNIKHT; encoded by the coding sequence ATGATACGGATCTTTGTTGATGGAGACGCTTTTCCAAACCTTTTAAAACCGATTCTCTTTCGCTCGATCGAGAGACTCTCCATTGAGACATTTGTAGTCTCAAACAAACCCATCACCATCGGCAAATCAAAACTGATAAGTTATATTATTGTTGAGCAGGGTGCTGATGAAGCAGATCACCATATAGTCGAACTTGCAAAAGAGGGCGACTTGGTTATAACAGCCGATATTCCGCTTGCTGACAGAGTAATAGAGAAAAATGCACATGCAATAGATCATAGAGGTGAGCTATACAGCGTTGATAATATTAAGCAATATCTAGCTATGAGAAACCTGATGGAGAGCATAAGAGATACGGGAGAGATAACACGTGGTCCAAAGCCTTTTGATCAAAAAGATGCACACCAATTTGCCAACCAGCTTCATAAATTTTTAACTAAGCACTGTAATATAAAGCATACTTAA
- a CDS encoding pseudouridine synthase family protein: protein MALEKAYKLLASQEGISNSAAKSMIDRGLVYVGNKKVMIARGDLDAKTHFRVEKVEKIKPIFENSDLIVVDKPAHVNSDEIERQFKPAVLLHRLDRETSGVLMLVKNEEFRQKAIEEFKKDRVYKEYIAWVEGIISEPVEIDKPILTTKKNNRASSNVSTKGKPARTEVFPDLVSGGKTKIKCIIHHGRTHQIRTHLRYIEHSIIGDEQYGGRRAKRVMLHAYKVRLLDMEFTAPEPKVFVNFE from the coding sequence ATGGCACTAGAAAAAGCGTATAAACTTTTAGCATCCCAAGAGGGAATCTCAAACTCTGCAGCAAAATCAATGATAGATAGAGGTTTGGTCTATGTAGGCAATAAAAAAGTTATGATCGCCCGCGGAGACTTGGATGCAAAAACTCATTTCAGGGTTGAAAAAGTAGAGAAAATAAAGCCTATTTTTGAAAACAGTGACTTGATCGTTGTAGACAAACCTGCACACGTTAACTCGGATGAGATAGAGAGACAGTTTAAGCCTGCAGTTCTTCTTCACAGACTCGATCGCGAGACAAGCGGCGTTTTAATGCTTGTAAAAAACGAGGAGTTTCGTCAAAAGGCAATTGAAGAGTTCAAAAAAGATAGAGTTTACAAAGAGTACATCGCATGGGTTGAGGGAATTATAAGTGAGCCGGTTGAGATAGACAAGCCGATACTCACTACAAAAAAGAACAATCGTGCATCTTCAAACGTCTCTACAAAAGGAAAGCCCGCAAGAACTGAGGTCTTCCCTGATCTGGTAAGCGGCGGAAAGACAAAGATCAAGTGTATTATCCATCATGGAAGAACGCATCAGATAAGAACGCATCTTAGATATATAGAACACTCTATTATCGGAGATGAGCAGTATGGCGGAAGACGTGCAAAACGCGTGATGCTCCATGCTTATAAAGTAAGACTTCTTGATATGGAGTTTACTGCACCTGAACCAAAGGTTTTTGTGAATTTTGAGTAG